A portion of the uncultured Draconibacterium sp. genome contains these proteins:
- a CDS encoding sulfatase — MRSLFVLAFFASALLLGACSQKESEPQRPNIIFIMSDDHAYQAISAYDDKLIQTPNIDRIAEEGMLFTNACVSNSICAPSRATILTGKHTHIHGKIDNNFPFDTTNVTFPQLLHDAGYQTAMFGKLHFGNNPKGFDEFKILPGQGDYYNPDFITNNGDTTIQGYVTDVITDLAIDWMDNRRKDDEPFLMMYLHKAPHREWYPAERHYKEFTQKTFPEPETLFDDYKGRGTAAKEAEMNLLKHMTVSADNKIYPELAKELGVEEMSEWGFNVFKSKYARFTDEQKAKWDAVYGPINEEFAELYPTMNDTAFMRWKYQRYMQDYLGCIAAVDENVGRLLDHLKEQGLDENTIVVYTSDQGFYLGEHGWFDKRFIYNESFKTPLLVKWPGKIAPGSVSDEMVQNLDFAQTFLEAAGIEAPSDMQGESLMPLLVGDTAAWTRDAVYYHYYEYPGFHMVKRHYGIVTTDFKLAHFYYDIDEWELYDRKKDPLELNNVYDDPAYADVVITLTKQLQELRAQYKDSKELDQYFIQKYKDRGLIK, encoded by the coding sequence ATGAGAAGTTTATTTGTACTAGCTTTTTTTGCATCTGCTCTGCTTTTGGGAGCTTGTTCGCAAAAAGAAAGTGAACCGCAGCGCCCAAACATTATTTTTATCATGAGCGACGATCATGCGTATCAGGCTATTAGTGCCTACGACGACAAATTGATCCAGACGCCAAATATCGATCGTATTGCAGAAGAAGGAATGTTGTTTACCAATGCCTGTGTTTCCAACTCAATTTGCGCTCCGTCGCGGGCGACAATTCTTACCGGAAAACACACCCACATCCACGGAAAGATCGATAATAACTTTCCATTCGATACCACGAATGTTACCTTTCCGCAGTTGTTGCACGATGCCGGTTATCAAACAGCCATGTTCGGCAAGCTGCATTTCGGGAATAATCCAAAAGGTTTTGATGAGTTTAAAATCCTTCCCGGGCAGGGCGATTATTACAATCCCGATTTTATTACCAACAACGGCGATACAACCATTCAGGGCTATGTAACCGATGTAATTACCGACCTCGCTATCGACTGGATGGATAACCGCAGAAAAGACGATGAGCCTTTTTTGATGATGTACCTGCACAAAGCACCTCATCGTGAATGGTACCCGGCAGAAAGACACTATAAGGAGTTTACCCAAAAAACTTTCCCTGAACCCGAAACTCTATTTGATGATTACAAAGGCCGGGGAACAGCCGCAAAGGAAGCTGAAATGAACCTGCTAAAACACATGACCGTTTCGGCGGACAACAAAATCTATCCGGAGCTGGCAAAAGAGTTGGGTGTTGAGGAAATGTCGGAATGGGGATTTAATGTTTTTAAAAGTAAATACGCCCGTTTTACCGACGAGCAAAAAGCAAAGTGGGATGCCGTTTACGGACCGATAAACGAAGAGTTTGCAGAGCTGTACCCAACGATGAACGACACGGCTTTTATGCGTTGGAAATACCAGCGATACATGCAGGATTACCTCGGATGTATTGCCGCTGTTGACGAGAATGTTGGCCGGCTTCTCGACCATTTAAAAGAACAGGGGCTGGACGAAAATACCATTGTAGTATACACGTCTGATCAGGGATTTTACCTGGGCGAACACGGCTGGTTCGACAAACGTTTTATCTACAACGAATCGTTTAAAACACCACTTTTGGTGAAATGGCCGGGGAAAATTGCTCCGGGATCGGTTTCAGATGAAATGGTGCAAAACCTCGATTTTGCACAAACTTTTCTTGAAGCTGCCGGAATTGAAGCACCATCGGATATGCAGGGCGAAAGCCTGATGCCGCTTTTGGTTGGCGACACTGCCGCCTGGACCCGCGATGCGGTTTATTACCATTATTACGAATATCCCGGTTTCCACATGGTAAAACGCCATTACGGAATTGTTACCACCGATTTTAAACTGGCACATTTCTATTACGATATTGACGAATGGGAATTGTATGACCGTAAAAAAGATCCGCTGGAATTGAATAATGTCTACGATGATCCGGCGTATGCCGATGTGGTTATTACATTGACGAAACAATTACAGGAATTGCGTGCGCAGTATAAAGACTCGAAAGAGTTGGATCAGTATTTTATTCAAAAGTACAAAGACAGAGGATTGATAAAATAA
- the bglX gene encoding beta-glucosidase BglX, translating into MSRFLFFIAALFLFAGCGTPTSNSGDSEMDVFVSDLMAKMTVQEKIGQLNLITPGGGIPTGSVVSTGVEEKIKTGKVGGIFGVYGPEKTRQAQQLAVEESRLGIPMIFGSDVIHGYKTTFPLPLGLASTWDMELIEKTAQIAAKEATADGIFWNFSPMVDVSRDPRWGRISEGAGEDPYLGSEIAKAMVHGYQQNDLTATTTMMATVKHFALYGAAEAGRDYNSVDMSHLRMFNEYFPPYKAAIDAGVGCVMSSFNDVDGVPASGNKWLLTTVLRDMWEFDGFVVSDYTSVNEMIAHGLGDLQEVSALSLKAGLDMDMVGEGFLTTLEKSLEEGKVTEEDINKACRRILEAKYKLGLFEDPYRYFDNSRPENDILTSEHRQVARQAAARSMVLLKNENQLLPLKKSGTVALVGPLVDSRSNMLGTWAPTGDFNFAVTVLEGFQNVVGDDVNIIHAKGANISDDPEFAKKVNVFGPKIFIDKRTPETMLREAVSVSRKADVIVAVVGEATEMTGESSSRTDITLPPSQKKLLKELAKAGKPLVVVNMSGRPMEIDEEVELADAFVQMWHAGVEGGNALPDVLYGDYNPSGKLTATFPVNVGQVPIYYSVRNTGRPQNGDTFQKFKSNYLDAPNSPLFPFGYGLSYTSFEFKNLSVDKATITNNEELKVSVEVSNTGDFDGEEVVQLYIRDMVASITPPLRLLKGFEKIFIPKGETKTVEFTITNDDLAFYHADLSFYAEPGEFEIYVGGDSNASLATKFTLK; encoded by the coding sequence ATGTCACGCTTTTTATTTTTTATTGCAGCACTATTTTTATTTGCCGGATGTGGAACACCAACGAGCAATTCAGGTGATTCTGAAATGGATGTTTTCGTTTCCGACCTAATGGCAAAAATGACCGTCCAGGAAAAAATTGGTCAGTTGAACCTGATCACGCCGGGAGGTGGAATTCCAACAGGTTCGGTAGTAAGTACCGGTGTGGAAGAGAAAATAAAAACCGGAAAAGTAGGCGGTATTTTTGGTGTTTACGGACCGGAGAAAACGAGACAAGCACAGCAACTGGCTGTTGAAGAAAGCCGCCTGGGAATTCCGATGATCTTTGGTTCGGATGTTATTCACGGTTACAAAACCACATTCCCGCTGCCTCTTGGATTAGCCAGTACATGGGATATGGAACTGATAGAAAAAACCGCACAAATAGCAGCCAAAGAAGCAACTGCCGACGGTATTTTCTGGAACTTCTCGCCAATGGTTGACGTATCGCGCGACCCACGTTGGGGGCGTATTTCTGAAGGAGCCGGTGAAGATCCGTATTTAGGTTCCGAAATCGCAAAAGCGATGGTACATGGCTACCAGCAAAACGATCTGACAGCAACAACAACAATGATGGCAACTGTAAAACATTTTGCCTTGTACGGAGCTGCAGAAGCCGGCCGAGATTACAACTCGGTTGATATGAGCCACCTGAGAATGTTCAATGAATATTTCCCTCCGTATAAAGCAGCGATTGACGCTGGAGTTGGTTGTGTAATGTCGTCGTTTAACGATGTTGACGGCGTGCCGGCCAGTGGAAACAAGTGGTTACTTACCACCGTTTTGCGCGATATGTGGGAATTTGATGGTTTTGTGGTTTCCGATTACACCTCAGTAAACGAAATGATCGCTCATGGTTTGGGCGATTTACAGGAGGTTTCAGCATTATCTTTAAAAGCCGGTCTGGATATGGATATGGTAGGAGAAGGATTTCTGACCACACTGGAAAAATCGCTGGAAGAAGGAAAAGTAACAGAGGAAGACATAAACAAAGCTTGCCGCCGAATTCTGGAAGCAAAATACAAACTGGGGCTTTTTGAAGATCCGTATCGTTATTTTGACAACTCACGTCCTGAAAATGATATTTTGACGTCAGAACATCGCCAGGTAGCGCGACAAGCTGCTGCGCGATCTATGGTTTTATTGAAAAATGAGAATCAATTGTTACCACTGAAAAAGTCGGGAACTGTTGCATTGGTAGGTCCGCTGGTTGACAGCCGCAGCAATATGCTCGGCACTTGGGCGCCAACAGGAGATTTTAACTTTGCTGTTACTGTTTTAGAAGGATTTCAGAATGTTGTTGGCGACGATGTAAATATCATACATGCAAAAGGAGCGAATATTTCTGATGATCCGGAGTTTGCCAAAAAAGTAAATGTATTTGGCCCGAAAATCTTCATCGACAAGCGAACGCCCGAAACGATGTTGCGCGAAGCTGTTTCTGTTTCGCGAAAAGCAGATGTGATTGTAGCAGTTGTTGGAGAAGCAACTGAAATGACAGGAGAATCATCGAGCCGGACGGATATTACCTTGCCTCCAAGCCAAAAGAAATTGTTGAAGGAATTGGCAAAAGCCGGGAAACCACTCGTTGTGGTAAATATGAGCGGTCGACCGATGGAAATTGACGAAGAAGTGGAACTGGCTGATGCTTTTGTGCAAATGTGGCACGCCGGTGTTGAAGGCGGAAATGCACTGCCCGACGTATTGTATGGCGACTACAATCCATCCGGAAAACTAACCGCGACTTTCCCGGTAAATGTTGGACAAGTACCGATTTATTACAGTGTGCGCAATACCGGTCGCCCGCAGAATGGCGATACTTTCCAGAAGTTTAAATCGAACTATCTGGATGCGCCAAATTCACCGCTTTTCCCGTTTGGTTATGGACTAAGTTATACATCGTTTGAGTTTAAAAACTTAAGTGTTGACAAAGCAACAATCACCAACAACGAGGAATTGAAGGTTTCTGTGGAAGTAAGTAACACAGGAGATTTTGATGGTGAAGAAGTGGTGCAATTGTATATCCGCGATATGGTGGCCAGTATTACACCGCCACTGCGTTTGCTCAAAGGATTCGAAAAAATTTTTATTCCCAAAGGCGAAACTAAAACGGTGGAATTCACCATTACAAACGACGATCTCGCTTTTTATCATGCCGATCTCTCGTTTTATGCAGAACCCGGTGAATTTGAGATTTATGTAGGAGGTGATTCAAACGCCTCGCTGGCAACAAAATTTACTTTGAAATAA